The DNA sequence CGAGCTGCCAACTCTGTAAAACCAATTCTTTAATCTCATTTTGTCAGCGATTCTTTGTATTTTTTCGACTTTGGACCATACCACTCTTCAATAGAATAACCCGATAATTTACGATAGTCTTCTAAATATTTTTTGAGATAATAGCCTTCGATACTTTCACTTACTAATGACAAGGTAAAATAAATCCCCAGAAGGAATAGCAGCGGCATAAAAGCTAATCCTAACATCCTAGTGAAATCATTATCCTTAGCCTGCCCTGGCAAGAACCAGCGAATAATAAGGATAAAAAGAACAACACCCCCATATTTTTTAGAAAAGGCAACGAATTTCTCCATAAAATCAGATTGAGCATTAACAAATTTTTCTTGATTATATAATGCTTTTAAAGTGGAACGTTTAAACCAGTTAGCACGTTCTAATAAGAGAATTATTAGAAGAACACCGTATATCAAAGTAGATAGTATCGGTCCCAAAGCTATTGATGATGCTGCAATAAATAATACTGCCGCTTGTAAACAAAATAAAAATGTCAACAGATAGGCATAGATATTATAGTAATAATAAGATAAAATTCGATTGTTACGAAGCCTAAAAATAGAATAAAAATAAAGGGTTATTGGAATAAAGCCTAAAACAAAGAAAAACTTAGCTATATAGGATGGGGTTATGAATAAAAAGGTGACCTTTAAGCCATCTACTATATTTCCTACCAGACAGTCTAAATACATGAAAAAGAGTATCGTGATAAACCCTAAAACTTTCCGTTTAACCCCTTTTTCATTGATATCCTCCATAGATGTCTGAATATACTTATCAGTGACGAGGTTCATGCTCTCCTCCAGAGAGGCGTTAAAAATTGTCTGCTTCATCTGAATCACCTCCTAGCCGAACCAGCCGCCTACTGCGGAGGCCATTTTTGAGAAGCCCTTGCCAGCCGAGGAAACGACATCACCAACCTTGGCAGCCGCTGCCTTACCGGCCTTGGAGACGGCATCAACAGCGCTGTAAAACCAATTCTTTAATCTCATTTTGTTAGTGATTCTTTGTATTTTTTCGATTTTGGCCCATACCACTCTTCAATAGAATAACCCGATAATTTACGATAATCTTCCAAATATTTTTTGAGATAATAGCCAGAAAAACTATCTATTATTAGTGCAAAAGCAAAGTAAAGACCAAATCCTATAACAATTGGAAATCCCAATAATCCAATAGTTCGAGTAATATCATTTTGATAAATATTATCTGTCATAAAAAATCGCAAAACTATGATAATAAGCACAACAAAGCCACCATATCGTTTTGATATCTCTGTAAAGTTTTCTAATACACTCATAAGTTTATTAGAAGCTATTTGTTCACCGTACAGGGTATTCATGAAATCTTTCTTTATAGATAAGTAGCGTTCGATAAAAATAACTAAGTAAAATACTCCATAAATGATCGTCGACCATATATTACCTAATACAATACCAGCCCCAGCAATACTAAGAACAGCTATTTCAAGTGCCAAAAAAAAATGCCAGCAGAGAAAAACTTTGCATATAGTAACAATAGGATAAAATACTATAATTCTTGACTGAAAATAATTTATAGATATAGCTAATAAAAACACTAAATGCGCATAAAATCAAAAACCAAAAAGATATATTGACATCTAAAAATAGGAAAGTTACTCCCTCTGCTCTTGCATAAACTTTCATAAGTGAGAATAAGTACATGACCAAAAGGATAAACAGACCACCAAATATTTTTTTTATTATCTTTTTATGCTTAGATTCCTCCATAGATGTCTGAATATACTTATCGGTGACGAGGTTCATGCTCTCCTCCAGAGAGGCGTTAAAAATTGTCTGCTTCATCTGAATCACCTCCTAGCCGAACCAGCCGCCTACCGCTGAGGCCATTTTTGAGAAGCCCTTGCCAGCCGAGGAAACGACATCTTTATCGAAAAGGATTTGGTTACTTATCATATTATCTTCTTGGATCTGATTTTTAGGTAATTGCTGACGTTCTTGTTCCATTAGATAGTCTCCTTCAAATATTGCTTGGCTTCTTTAACGAAGAAAAGTCTAGGATTTTCATTAGACAGGCTTGTATATAGTTGTCTGACTTTATTTACATCGTCTCCTTCAAGCTCAGCGTTTAGAGCACTGTAATAGAGGTACTGCAATTGCTGTAGTTTATTTTTAGGGGTATGCTCGTCAAAATAGGTATTGTTTGCTTTGTTATGCACGATATCATATAGTGCTCGATTTTCTTCTAATACCTGCCGTTTCAAGGATTGATTGCGAACTTTCAAACTATTCATCTCTTGTTCGATCATCTCAAAATTAATCTCCTGATGCGAAAAAATAGAAGACATAAACTGATAGCGATAATAGAGAAGTTTTAAATCAACACCTGAACGACTTTTATCTCTCTCAATATTAGAATATACTCCTGACAGTCTATTTAAGCAATCTTCAAAATTTCCTTCTAAAAAGTCCAAGGAAGCTAGGCTTAGCTCCTGTTGATTTCTTCTTTTTTTAGTTATAAAGGCTTTTGTCTCTAAATAAGCACGATAATCAGCCAATGCAATATGTTCCAGCAATACGTTGTTGATAGATTTTAAATAATTAAGTCTAGTCACACGTATAACAATGAGTAGAACTATAAATGTAATTGCACCCAAAATTTGCGGAGTGGCAATAATTTTAGCAGAATACAGTATAAAACCAATCATCGAAAAAAAATAATATCCAACAACGATCGCTAGTGATACCCAAAAATATTTTCTCTTTATTCTACTGATATGATTCATTTTACATTATCCTTCCTCCTGCCACTGCGTCCCCCGAAGCTGGTCATAAACCATAGCCTGGGGTGCCAAGCCGTACTTGTCGATCAGCTCCTCATTACTCATGGACTTGGCCGCTTGGATCTCCTTATTGGAAAAGCCATTGGCTTCGGATTTCTCTAAAGTTCGCGACTCGCGTATCGTAGACCGCCTGCGTCGCCTTGATCGGACTCTTCTCATCTGAAAGCAGGTCGTTTAAGCTGTAGTGCTCCGTCGTTGTCTTTGACAGATAGGTCTCCGTCTTATAGCCCCCGTTGGGCTGCGCCACTTGGTAGCTCCCATAATGCTTCTTCTCATAGGAAAGGTGCTTGGTCTTGTAGGCATTCTTACCGCTGTTGATGTCACTGGTATGACTCAGACTAGTATCCAACCCCTTGGTGTATTTCTTATCCATACGAAGAACGACCTCCTCGTGAATCCGACGGGCTGAAGCCATCATCTTCATCACCTTGTCACCGGAAATCATAAGGAGTTGGAGATTCTACTTTTTCATAAGTGTCAAATTCTTCCCATGTAACATTTGTTAAACTCATATCAACGTCCTCCTAACTGTCTGATAGTATAGTTGCCCCAAGGTATCTCATCTACCTCTCGCCTACTACTGTATCATCTGGAAGGATATTTGAAGAGGATAAAATTATTTGTCCAAAGGAGAAACATAATCATCAGGCAGTTTACCTTTCCAATCAATCCGTTGCTGTTCTGCGATTGGAATGAGTTTCTCAAGTTCTTTTTGTGTAAATAATTTTCTAAATTTTGGTATATCAATTAAAACGGTGGGACTGTTTTCTACTGATTTTTTTTCTGCCACTTTTTTTCCTCTTCTGTTGGAGGCCAACTATTGTTTTGGGCTTTAAAATCAACCTCGCTAGCTGTTCTTTTCCCAGATAAGTAGTCATTAAAATCTGAATTATCAATTTCAAAAACTCGCCGAACAGAAGCAATTCCAAATTCTCCAAACGTATAATATTTGCCATCATGTATACGGAAATCATACGGAGTTGGAGATTCTACCTTTTCATAAGTGTCAAATTCTTCCCATGTAATATTTGTTAAACTCATATCAACGTCCTCTTAACTGTCTGACAGCGTAGTCTCCCCAAGGTACTTCATCTAACTCTCACTTACTACCGTATCATCTAGAAGGAGATTTGAATGCGATAAAGTTATTTGTCTAAAGGCGACACATAATCATCTGGCAATTTACCTTTCAAATTTATCCATTTCTGTTCAGCGATTGGAATTAATTCTCTCAGTTCTGCTTGAGTGAAAAGTAATTGATTTTTAGGATTTGAAATTAACGTAATGGGTCTTTCTTTAGCTCTTACTTGTTTTATATGTTTTTTCTCTTCCTCTGTTGGTGGCCAAACATTGTTTTGAGCTTTGAAAAGAATATCAGATGATGAACGCTTCCCAGACATATATTCTTCAAAATCTTTCGCCTTGATATCAAATATACGTCTAACCGATGCAATACCAAGCTCAAACACAGTGTAGTACACACCATTGTGTTCTCTAATATAAAGTTGATCTGGTGTATCTACTTTTTTGTATGTTTCATATTCTTCCCATGTAATATCGGTAATTCCCATTTTAATTTCCTCCTAAACGTCTGAATGTATAGTCTCCCCAAGGTACCTCATCTACAACCGCCTCTGGCATATCACCTGGATAAGTACGACCACCTGGTTTCCAATAACCATCAAATGCAGATTTTTCATTATACTCAATGAAAATCAAGCATAGCCGAAGTCCATTTTCTATGGACAATCGTTTTTAACTCTTTCCAATGAAAACTTTGAATAACCTCTTGAAGTTGATTAATAACCTCCTCCAAAGTTTTGAAGGCTTTGTTTTTAAACCCACGTTTTCTTATTTCAGCCCAGACCTGTTCAATAGGATTCATTTCAGGAGTATAAGGCGGAATAAAAGCAAAGTCTATATTATGTGGAACTTCTAAAGCCTTTGATTTATGCCAAATGGCATTATCCATAACCAAAACAATGTAATCGTCAGGAAAAGCTTGACTTAATTGTCTTAAAAATTCGTTCATCCATTCAGTATTACAACCTCCTGCGATGAGGAAAAAAGATTCTCCTGTATGGGCATCAACGGCTCCGTAACAATAACGGTATTCTCGAATGTAGTGGCTGGCTACATGTGGCCTATAACCTTTAGGTGCCCAACAAGCTCCTAGCTTACTGATACGACCAAAACCCGCTTCATCTTGATACATGAGACGGACTTTCTTGTAACGTCGGCTATGCTTAAAGCGCTTTCTTGTCTTCCTGAATATAGATTTTATTTTTTGACGCATAAATCGTTTTAGCGTCTGCTTTTTTAGGATGTTTTGGACGAGGAGTTACCTTTCGCCATCCGTGGCGTTTTAATAAAGCATAGAATCCCTCACGAGTGGTTGACTTTCCAACTTCAGCTTGATAGGCTTCAAACAAGCTTTGAACAGTTACGTGCTCCCCCTTTAATGCCCGTTCTAGTTGTTGGTTTAGGAATCTTTCTTCCTCTTCGACGGTCATATAAGCACGTCTACGACCACCGCGATTTTCTTTAAATAGAGCTGTTAGTCCCCCCTTTTGATAACGGGTAATTAAGTTGCGAACAGACTGGTGAACGAGCCCAACTTCTTTGCCGATTGCTGTTAAGCTCATTCCTTGTGAACGAAGGAGGAGGGCATGAAGTTTTCTATAGTGTTTATCATTTGCTTTATCTTTGAGTGCTTGTTTTAGTTCTTGTGCTTGTGCTGGTGTAATTTCTAGTGTCATGACTATATTATATCGCTATTTTTGATTTTTGTTAAGTATTACCACTTGGTATTCGAACATTATGCAAAGATTCTGCTGGAATATCAATCACTACTGGGGAGTCGCCTAAATCACCAGGATGTAAGCCCAATAAATCTTCGAGAAGTCTTGGATCTCCCTTACTCACATCAAGTAAGGTTTCTCCCACCTCTTTTGGCATGACAAAAGCAACATGATCCCCAGGATTTCCGATAGCACCATTGTTGAATCCACCTTCCTCAGGAGTAAATTTCTGGAATTTTATAGCTCCATTTTCAAATTGTTGTCTATGGGCTTCAATATAGTCTGGATCAAGATAATCTTCAACATCTGGTCGGAAAATACCTTCATTAGCATTAGGCTTAATATCAAGTATTTCTTGCCTTGTATACGTATCCTGAAGATACTCCACCTTCGGTGCCTTCTCAGAAATCTCAAGCACTCGAACACGATCTTCCAGACTGATGCCAGCTTCCGCATACTTGTTCCACTGCTCATAGCGCTGGGCGTCTGCTTCTGACATCTGATCTGCGAATGGTACATAATCATTCGAGTTGGAATCAACAGTTTCGGTTGCCTTAGCTCTGGTTACATCAGAACCCTTTGCACCAGTCACCTCACCAGCTCTGATCGGTGCGTCCGTCTCGCTGACCTTGGCTCTTGGAATATCTGAAGCTTTAGCACCGGCTACCGCGCCAGCAGCCCCGGCTTCGAGATCGTGAACCTTGGCGTGTGGGGTGCTGCCTGTGCCAGAACCTCCATCAACCTCTGCCTTGGGCGCTTTGGCATCGAGAACGCTGGCCTTACTTGGTGCCACATCCGGCGCATGACCAGATGTCCCCTCATGCACTGTGGAGATGTGCCCTGATTGACTTGGCAAGTCAATGTCAGCTGGGTTGACGTGAGGACTGTCGATATCCGATAGTTGCTGGCTCCTAACCGGAGAAGCCGTAAAGTCCATGTCGCCTGCCTGAGCTCGGGCCTCTCTGATATTGGCATTGTGATTGTTTACCGCACTAACTCCCAGAGATGCCAAACGTGTCCAGTCCGGATCTTCTTCTTTGACTATCTTATTATACCCCATCTGGGTAATATTGACCCCGTAATCCGCATAGTTCGCGGCATTCGAAACAGCTCGGGCTGTATTGATTTGACTACTGACGGCACTCGTGTCTCCCAAAGCGGCTGCGGCATCATCTGCTTGAGCGGTGGCTTGACCGATGTGCTACCAAAATTGAGTCGCCAGTTGCGTATCTGCCGCCGCTTCATTTAGAAATTGGTTCTGCCAACTCATGACCCTACTATCAGCCAGAAGCAGCAGAGACGGTTTGAGCGGACAGGCTGCATCACCGTTCCAAAAAGCGCTTGCCCGCAGCTTTCATGCTGTCCCAAGTCCCCTCAAGGTCGACCGTCTCCCAGCTTTGGACGGATCCAGTTGGACAATATCTGAAATAGCTTCATAAATCGCTAGGATTTTGAACTCACATTTCGGTAACTTATAAAATTAACCTAAGCTTTTCACTTAGGCTAAATCATCTTGGAAATTTCCAATATATCTTTTTTGCTAAAATGAATCAATTCAATTCCATGGCCTTAGTTCTCTGTGTCTGTATCAGAAGCTTCATGAGCTTTTTTCAACAGCCTTTCGAACTCATCTTCGCTAAATAAGGATCGACTGGCTTCTGGATTTCTTAGTAGCACTTCTGGATATTGACGAATAAAGGAACGATCAATAGCATCTTGGTCGTGACTGGGCCATAAACCGGTCGTCAAATAAGTCTTGACATCATAGGCATCTTGATCCGATTGAAAGGCTTTATCCATTAGCTCCTTGGTGATAGGATAAACAGCCTCCCGTGAGTCGTGACTCCCTGTCTGCCAGCGCATTTCATAGTGTCCATCTTCTTCATAAACAAGGAATCCATTTCCTTTATGAGTGATCACATTTGTTTCATTATAATGATCCAATTCTCCCTCTTTTGGCCATCGACCTTTTTCTGCATAGAACATGACTTCTAATTCATCTTTACTTGAATTAGCTAATTTTCCAGCCAGTTCAG is a window from the Streptococcus criceti HS-6 genome containing:
- a CDS encoding IS630-like element ISStso1 family transposase (programmed frameshift); this encodes MTLEITPAQAQELKQALKDKANDKHYRKLHALLLRSQGMSLTAIGKEVGLVHQSVRNLITRYQKGGLTALFKENRGGRRRAYMTVEEEERFLNQQLERALKGEHVTVQSLFEAYQAEVGKSTTREGFYALLKRHGWRKVTPRPKHPKKQTLKRFMRQKIKSIFRKTRKRFKHSRRYKKVRLMYQDEAGFGRISKLGACWAPKGYRPHVASHYIREYRYCYGAVDAHTGESFFLIAGGCNTEWMNEFLRQLSQAFPDDYIVLVMDNAIWHKSKALEVPHNIDFAFIPPYTPEMNPIEQVWAEIRKRGFKNKAFKTLEEVINQLQEVIQSFHWKELKTIVHRKWTSAMLDFH